One window of the Mycobacterium haemophilum DSM 44634 genome contains the following:
- a CDS encoding PaaI family thioesterase encodes MPDPFDAAGPRSGRDVIAQFLPQSPFVAKLGIVTDRLSDDEIRLRLPWDPSNVTIGDMVHGGAIATLADVTIMAAAWCGAEAPPELRGVTVSMTLDFMAPARATDLIGVGKVLRRGRSLVNCEAEIVDPEGRLLAKALATYKVG; translated from the coding sequence ATGCCAGACCCTTTCGATGCTGCCGGACCGCGCAGTGGCCGCGACGTCATCGCGCAGTTCCTGCCCCAGTCGCCGTTTGTCGCCAAGCTGGGAATCGTCACCGATCGGCTCTCCGACGACGAAATACGGCTGCGGCTGCCCTGGGATCCGTCCAATGTCACCATCGGGGACATGGTGCATGGCGGCGCTATCGCCACCCTCGCCGACGTGACCATCATGGCGGCGGCGTGGTGCGGCGCGGAAGCGCCGCCCGAACTCCGGGGCGTGACAGTGTCGATGACGCTGGACTTCATGGCGCCGGCCCGAGCCACCGACTTGATCGGGGTGGGCAAGGTGCTGCGGCGCGGCCGGTCACTGGTCAACTGCGAGGCTGAGATCGTCGATCCGGAAGGCCGACTGCTCGCCAAGGCGCTTGCCACCTACAAGGTCGGCTGA
- a CDS encoding ABC transporter permease produces MIRFLARRLLNYVVLLALASFLTYCLTSAAFSPLDSLLQRSPRPPQAMIDAKAHALGLDKPIPIRYANWASHAIRGDFGTTITGQPVGATLGRRVGVSLRLLIIGSVTGTVLGVAAGAWGAIRQYRLSDRVVTLLALLVLSTPTFVIANLLILSALRVNWAVGIQLFDYTGETSPGVDGGTWPHLIDRLRHLILPTLTLTLVGAAGYSRYQRNAMLDVLGQDFIRTARAKGLTRRRALLKHGLRTALIPMATLFAYGVAGLVTGALFVEKIFGWHGMGEWMVQGVATQDTNIVAAITVFFGTVILLAGLLSDVIYAALDPRVRVS; encoded by the coding sequence ATGATTCGCTTTTTGGCGCGCCGGTTGCTCAACTACGTCGTACTGCTGGCACTGGCATCGTTTCTGACCTACTGCCTCACCTCGGCGGCGTTCTCGCCGCTGGACAGCCTGCTACAGCGCAGTCCCCGCCCGCCGCAAGCCATGATCGACGCAAAGGCCCATGCGCTCGGCTTGGACAAACCCATACCGATCCGCTACGCAAACTGGGCGTCGCACGCCATACGCGGTGATTTCGGCACCACCATCACCGGACAGCCGGTAGGTGCCACTCTCGGGCGCCGCGTTGGAGTCAGCCTGCGGCTGCTGATCATTGGCTCTGTGACGGGCACCGTGCTGGGTGTGGCAGCCGGGGCGTGGGGCGCCATCCGCCAGTACCGACTCAGCGACCGCGTGGTCACCCTGCTGGCGCTGCTGGTGCTCAGCACACCGACATTCGTGATCGCCAACCTGTTGATCCTGAGCGCGCTGCGGGTGAACTGGGCCGTTGGCATCCAGCTCTTCGACTACACCGGAGAGACGTCACCAGGAGTCGACGGTGGGACGTGGCCTCACTTAATCGACCGGTTGCGGCATTTGATCCTGCCCACGCTGACGCTGACGCTGGTTGGTGCCGCCGGATACAGCCGATATCAGCGCAACGCGATGCTTGACGTTCTCGGCCAGGATTTCATTCGGACGGCCCGCGCCAAAGGGCTCACCCGTCGGCGCGCGCTGCTGAAACACGGATTACGCACCGCACTGATCCCGATGGCCACCCTGTTCGCCTATGGGGTCGCCGGGCTGGTCACCGGAGCCCTGTTTGTCGAGAAAATTTTTGGCTGGCATGGCATGGGTGAATGGATGGTGCAGGGTGTCGCGACTCAGGACACCAATATCGTCGCGGCCATCACAGTGTTCTTCGGCACGGTGATATTGCTAGCTGGCCTGCTCTCCGACGTCATCTATGCAGCACTTGACCCGCGGGTCCGGGTGTCATGA
- a CDS encoding dipeptide ABC transporter ATP-binding protein, which produces MSPLLEVSDLAVTFGTDGEPVTAVRGISYHIDAGEVVAMVGESGSGKSAAAMAVVGLLPEYAKVRGSVRLHGTELVGLADEAMSRFRGKAIGTVFQDPMSALTPVYTVGDQIAEAIEVHQPRVGRRAARRRAVELLELVGIVQPERRARAFPHELSGGERQRVVIATAIANDPDLLICDEPTTALDVTVQAQILEVLKTARDVTGAGVLIITHDLGVVAAFADRALVMYAGRVVESARVNDLYRERQMPYTVGLLGSVPRLDAAQGTRLVPIPGAPPSLAGRQQGCPFAPRCPLVIDECRVREPELIEVRADHRAACIRTDQVNGRSAADIYGITTDTLASAVSDSSVVVRVRDLVKTYRLTKGVVLRRAIGEVRAVDGVSFELHQGRTLGIVGESGSGKSTTLHEILRLAAPQSGSIEVLGTDVATLNRAGRRSLRRDIQVVFQDPVASLDPRLPVFELIAEPLHANGFGKSATHTRVAELLDIVGLRRADAARYPAEFSGGQKQRIGIARALALRPKILALDEPVSALDVSIQAGIINLLLDLQDRFGLSYLFVSHDLSVVKHLAHHVAVMFAGTVVEQGDSHDVFRNPQHDYTRRLLSAVPQPEVGDDA; this is translated from the coding sequence ATGAGCCCACTGCTGGAAGTATCTGACCTGGCCGTCACGTTCGGAACGGACGGCGAACCCGTGACCGCGGTGCGCGGTATCAGCTATCACATCGACGCCGGGGAAGTCGTGGCCATGGTCGGCGAATCGGGTTCAGGTAAATCCGCGGCGGCGATGGCGGTGGTGGGCTTGCTGCCGGAATACGCCAAGGTGCGCGGCTCGGTCCGGCTACACGGCACCGAACTCGTCGGGCTCGCCGACGAGGCCATGTCACGGTTTCGCGGCAAAGCGATCGGCACCGTGTTCCAGGATCCGATGTCTGCGCTAACCCCGGTCTACACCGTTGGCGACCAGATCGCCGAGGCAATCGAAGTGCACCAGCCGCGGGTGGGCCGCCGGGCCGCCCGTCGACGCGCCGTGGAACTGCTTGAGCTAGTTGGGATCGTGCAGCCAGAGCGTCGCGCTCGCGCCTTTCCGCACGAGCTGTCCGGCGGCGAACGGCAACGGGTGGTGATCGCCACCGCGATCGCCAACGATCCCGACCTGCTGATCTGCGACGAGCCCACCACCGCACTGGACGTCACCGTGCAAGCGCAGATCCTCGAAGTGCTCAAGACGGCGCGCGACGTCACCGGGGCCGGGGTGCTCATCATCACCCATGACCTCGGTGTGGTCGCCGCATTCGCCGACCGGGCGCTGGTCATGTACGCCGGCCGGGTCGTCGAGTCGGCCCGAGTGAACGACCTCTACCGGGAACGCCAGATGCCCTACACCGTAGGGCTGTTGGGCTCGGTACCTCGGTTGGACGCCGCGCAGGGCACCCGGCTAGTTCCGATACCCGGTGCGCCCCCTTCGTTAGCCGGCCGCCAGCAAGGATGCCCGTTCGCACCGCGCTGCCCGCTAGTAATCGACGAATGCCGGGTGCGCGAACCAGAATTGATCGAAGTCAGGGCTGATCACCGGGCCGCCTGCATCCGCACCGACCAGGTCAATGGGCGCAGTGCCGCCGACATCTACGGCATCACCACCGACACCCTCGCATCAGCAGTCAGCGACTCGTCAGTCGTAGTGCGGGTACGAGATCTGGTGAAGACATACCGATTAACCAAAGGTGTGGTGTTACGCCGCGCTATCGGCGAAGTCCGCGCGGTCGACGGTGTCAGTTTCGAGCTGCACCAGGGTCGCACCCTCGGCATCGTCGGTGAGTCCGGATCGGGTAAGTCAACGACTCTGCACGAAATCCTGAGACTCGCTGCGCCGCAATCGGGATCGATCGAAGTGCTCGGCACCGATGTGGCCACCCTGAACCGGGCAGGCCGGCGATCGCTGCGACGCGACATTCAGGTCGTGTTCCAAGACCCGGTCGCGTCGCTGGACCCGCGATTGCCGGTCTTCGAACTGATCGCCGAACCGTTGCACGCCAATGGTTTCGGCAAGAGCGCTACTCACACGAGGGTCGCCGAACTGCTCGATATCGTGGGATTGCGCCGCGCCGACGCAGCTCGTTATCCGGCCGAGTTCTCCGGCGGACAGAAGCAGCGCATCGGTATCGCACGAGCGCTGGCATTGCGACCCAAAATTCTGGCACTCGACGAACCGGTGTCCGCGCTCGACGTATCCATCCAAGCCGGCATCATCAACCTGTTGCTTGACCTCCAAGACCGGTTTGGGCTGTCGTACCTGTTTGTGTCCCATGACCTTTCGGTGGTCAAACATCTCGCACACCACGTCGCCGTGATGTTCGCTGGTACCGTTGTCGAGCAGGGCGACAGTCACGATGTCTTCCGCAATCCACAGCACGATTACACGAGGCGGTTGCTGAGCGCGGTACCACAACCGGAGGTGGGTGATGATGCCTAG
- a CDS encoding beta-class carbonic anhydrase has protein sequence MTVTEDYLANNAEYARTFKGPLPMPPSKHVAVVACMDARLDVYRLLGLNEGEAHVIRNAGGVVTDDAIRSLAISQRLLGTREIILIHHTDCGMLTFTDDDFKRAIQDETGVKPPWAAEAFPDVEADVRQSLRRIGNSPFVTKQVSLRGFVFDVASGKLNEVTL, from the coding sequence GTGACGGTTACCGAGGACTACCTGGCCAATAATGCTGAATATGCGCGCACCTTCAAGGGGCCGCTTCCGATGCCACCGAGCAAACATGTCGCAGTCGTCGCATGTATGGATGCCCGGCTTGACGTCTACCGCCTGCTGGGTCTCAACGAGGGGGAGGCTCATGTCATCCGGAATGCCGGCGGCGTCGTGACCGACGATGCCATCCGCTCGCTGGCCATCAGCCAGCGGTTGTTGGGAACCCGAGAGATCATTCTGATTCACCACACCGACTGCGGGATGCTCACCTTCACCGACGATGACTTCAAACGCGCTATCCAGGACGAGACCGGCGTGAAACCGCCATGGGCGGCCGAGGCTTTCCCCGACGTCGAGGCGGACGTCCGCCAGTCGTTGCGCCGCATTGGGAACAGCCCGTTTGTGACCAAACAGGTGTCCTTGCGTGGGTTTGTCTTCGACGTTGCCAGCGGCAAGCTCAACGAGGTCACGCTGTAG
- a CDS encoding ABC transporter family substrate-binding protein yields the protein MHTRRSPHIKPSRVVAALLGVGLILNGCSAATRLVPSAEGNTALGTTSDINPQDPATLKDGGNLRLALTDFPSNFNILHIDGNNAEVASMMKATMPRAFIIGPDGSTTVDTNYFTSIELTSTSPQVVTYTINPKAVWSDGTPITWRDIDRQIHANSGKDKAFEIAAPNGCERVGSVRPGVDDRQAVVTFAQPYAEWRGMFAGNGMLLPATMTATPEAFNKGQLDRPGPSAGPFMVSSLDRTTQRIMLTRNPKWWGTPPRLDSITYLVLDDAARLPALQNNTIDATGVGTLDQLTIAARTKGISIRHAPAASWSHFTFNGAAGSILADKGLRLAVSKGIDRRTIAKVVQYGLTNNPEPLNNHVYVDGQEGYQDNSGVVAYDPERAKHELDALGWKLNGQFREKDGRQLVIRDLFYDAQGSREFAQIAQHSLAQIGVKLELQARSGSGFFTNYVNVGAFDIVQFGWVGDAFPLSALTQIYQSDGESNFGKIGSPAVDTAIERTLAELDPAKARALANEVDKLIWAEGFSLPLTQSPGDVAVRSTLANFGAAGLGDLNYTAIGFMQS from the coding sequence ATGCACACTCGACGGTCGCCGCACATCAAACCGAGCCGGGTCGTCGCGGCGTTGCTGGGGGTCGGCCTGATCCTGAATGGATGCTCGGCAGCCACCCGCCTTGTGCCCTCCGCCGAGGGGAACACTGCGCTCGGCACAACCAGCGATATCAACCCGCAGGATCCGGCCACGCTCAAAGACGGCGGCAACTTGCGGCTGGCGCTAACCGACTTCCCGTCAAACTTCAACATTCTGCACATCGATGGCAACAACGCCGAGGTCGCCTCGATGATGAAAGCCACCATGCCGCGAGCGTTTATCATTGGTCCGGACGGTTCGACAACTGTCGACACCAACTACTTCACCAGCATCGAACTCACCAGCACTTCCCCGCAGGTGGTCACCTACACCATCAATCCCAAGGCGGTCTGGTCCGACGGCACGCCGATCACTTGGCGAGATATCGACCGCCAGATCCACGCCAATAGCGGCAAGGACAAAGCATTCGAGATCGCCGCGCCCAACGGCTGCGAGCGCGTCGGTTCGGTGCGCCCCGGTGTCGACGACCGGCAAGCCGTCGTGACCTTCGCCCAGCCGTACGCCGAGTGGCGCGGCATGTTCGCCGGCAACGGCATGCTGCTGCCCGCCACCATGACCGCCACCCCAGAAGCGTTCAACAAGGGCCAGCTCGACAGGCCAGGCCCGTCGGCGGGCCCGTTTATGGTGTCGTCACTGGATCGAACCACACAGCGAATCATGTTGACCCGCAACCCGAAATGGTGGGGAACACCACCGCGCCTGGACAGCATCACCTACCTGGTCCTCGATGACGCCGCGCGGCTGCCAGCGTTGCAAAACAACACGATCGATGCGACCGGAGTCGGCACGCTAGACCAGCTGACCATCGCAGCGCGCACCAAGGGCATCTCCATCCGGCACGCACCCGCCGCCAGCTGGTCTCACTTCACCTTCAACGGTGCCGCCGGCTCCATCCTCGCCGACAAGGGGCTGCGCCTCGCGGTGTCCAAGGGCATCGACCGGCGCACCATCGCCAAGGTAGTCCAGTACGGCCTGACCAATAACCCCGAGCCGTTGAACAACCATGTCTACGTCGACGGGCAGGAGGGCTACCAGGACAACAGCGGCGTTGTCGCCTACGACCCAGAGCGGGCGAAACACGAGCTCGACGCCTTGGGCTGGAAGCTCAATGGTCAGTTTCGGGAGAAGGACGGCCGTCAACTGGTCATCCGCGATCTGTTCTACGACGCGCAGGGCAGCCGGGAGTTTGCTCAGATCGCCCAGCACAGCCTCGCGCAGATCGGCGTCAAGCTCGAACTCCAAGCCAGATCGGGCAGCGGCTTTTTCACCAACTACGTCAACGTGGGGGCTTTCGATATCGTGCAGTTCGGCTGGGTCGGCGACGCGTTCCCACTGTCAGCGCTCACCCAGATTTATCAATCCGACGGGGAGAGCAATTTCGGCAAGATCGGTAGCCCGGCGGTCGACACCGCGATCGAACGAACGCTGGCCGAGCTAGATCCCGCCAAGGCGCGCGCGTTGGCCAACGAGGTCGACAAGCTGATCTGGGCCGAAGGGTTCAGCTTGCCGCTCACCCAATCTCCGGGCGACGTCGCTGTCCGCAGCACGCTAGCCAATTTCGGCGCAGCCGGCCTCGGCGACCTGAACTACACCGCCATCGGATTTATGCAGAGCTGA
- a CDS encoding ABC transporter permease has translation MTLTDGLSGSEPTSFTSRRTLVLRRFARNRTASASLMLLVLLFVACYVLPSLLPYSYDDLDFTALLQPPNTRHWLGTNALGQDLLAQTLRGMQKSMLIGVCVAFISTGIAATVGSIAGYFGRWRDRALMWVVDLLLVVPSFVLIAIVSPRTKSSANIMLLVLLLAGFGWMVSSRMVRGMTMSLREREFIQAARYMGVSSRRIIVGHVVPNVASILIIDAALNVGAAILAETGLSFLGFGVQPPDVSLGTLIANGTQSATTFPWVFLFPAGVLVLILVCANLTGDGLRDAFDPGSGTLRR, from the coding sequence ATGACCCTCACCGACGGTCTATCAGGTTCGGAGCCAACGAGTTTCACTTCGCGCCGTACCTTGGTGCTGCGCCGGTTTGCGCGCAACCGAACCGCGTCGGCGTCTCTGATGCTGCTGGTGCTGCTGTTCGTCGCCTGCTATGTGCTGCCGTCGCTGCTGCCCTATTCCTACGACGACCTTGATTTCACCGCGCTGCTGCAGCCGCCGAACACCCGGCACTGGCTGGGCACCAACGCGCTGGGTCAGGACTTGTTGGCGCAGACGCTACGGGGAATGCAGAAGTCGATGTTGATCGGCGTCTGCGTGGCGTTTATCTCCACCGGCATCGCCGCTACCGTCGGGTCGATCGCGGGTTATTTCGGGCGCTGGCGGGATCGGGCGCTGATGTGGGTGGTCGACTTATTGCTGGTGGTGCCCAGCTTCGTCCTCATCGCCATCGTGTCACCGCGAACCAAGAGTTCGGCCAACATTATGCTGCTCGTTCTGCTGCTGGCCGGCTTTGGCTGGATGGTCAGCTCTCGCATGGTGCGCGGCATGACTATGAGCTTGCGCGAACGCGAATTCATCCAGGCCGCAAGGTATATGGGAGTCTCCAGCCGCCGCATCATCGTCGGCCACGTGGTACCCAACGTGGCGTCGATCTTGATTATCGACGCCGCGCTCAACGTGGGCGCCGCCATCCTGGCCGAAACCGGTTTGAGCTTTCTCGGTTTCGGCGTTCAGCCGCCCGATGTGTCGTTGGGCACTTTGATCGCCAACGGCACTCAGTCCGCAACGACGTTCCCTTGGGTGTTTTTGTTTCCCGCCGGCGTGTTGGTGCTGATTCTGGTGTGCGCCAACCTGACCGGCGACGGCTTGCGCGATGCGTTCGACCCAGGCAGCGGGACCCTGCGGCGATGA
- a CDS encoding metallophosphoesterase family protein: MRFLHTADWQLGMTRHFLAGDAQPRYSAARRDAVAGLGALAAEVGAEFVVVAGDVFEHNQLAPQVISQSLEAMRAIGIPVYLLPGNHDPLDASSVYTSALFTAECPDNVTVLDRAGIHQVRPGLEIVAAPWRSKAPTTDLVADVLAGLAADTVTRVLVAHGGVDALDPDRDKPCLIRLTGVDDALASGVLHYVALGDKHSLTQVGSSGRVWYSGSPEVTNFDDIESNPGHVLVVEIDENDLRRPVTATARHVGRWRFFTLHRQVDTGRDIADLDMNLDQITDKDRSVVRLALTGSLTVTDRAALDACLDRYARLFAWLGLWERHSDLAVIPADGEFSDLGIGGFAAAAVDELVAAAREGDTESAVDAQAALALLLRLAETTGVRLAETTGVRHAARGAA; encoded by the coding sequence ATGCGATTCCTACACACCGCTGACTGGCAGCTCGGCATGACCCGGCACTTCCTTGCCGGCGACGCCCAGCCACGGTATTCGGCGGCCCGCCGCGACGCGGTGGCCGGGCTAGGCGCGTTGGCCGCGGAGGTGGGCGCCGAGTTCGTCGTGGTGGCCGGTGACGTCTTCGAGCACAACCAGCTCGCGCCGCAGGTGATCAGCCAGTCTTTGGAGGCCATGCGCGCCATCGGTATTCCGGTCTACCTGCTGCCGGGCAACCACGATCCGCTAGACGCGTCGTCGGTGTACACCAGCGCGCTGTTCACCGCCGAATGCCCGGACAATGTCACCGTGCTTGACCGGGCCGGTATCCATCAGGTTCGGCCCGGACTCGAGATCGTCGCTGCGCCATGGCGGTCCAAGGCCCCGACCACGGACCTGGTCGCCGACGTTTTGGCGGGTCTCGCGGCGGACACCGTCACACGCGTGCTCGTCGCCCACGGCGGTGTCGACGCGCTTGACCCGGATCGCGACAAACCCTGCCTGATCCGCCTCACCGGAGTCGACGATGCGTTGGCCAGCGGCGTGCTGCACTACGTGGCTCTTGGTGACAAGCATTCGCTTACCCAGGTCGGCAGCAGTGGTCGGGTGTGGTACTCCGGCTCGCCGGAAGTCACCAACTTTGACGACATCGAATCCAACCCCGGCCATGTCCTGGTCGTCGAGATCGATGAAAATGACCTGCGACGCCCTGTCACCGCGACGGCCCGACATGTCGGTCGTTGGCGGTTTTTCACCTTGCACCGTCAGGTGGACACCGGCCGGGACATCGCAGACCTCGACATGAACCTGGACCAGATTACGGACAAGGACCGCAGTGTGGTGCGGCTCGCCCTGACCGGTTCGCTCACCGTCACCGACCGTGCCGCGCTGGATGCGTGTCTGGACAGATACGCACGGCTATTCGCGTGGCTAGGCCTCTGGGAACGTCACAGCGACCTAGCGGTGATACCCGCCGACGGTGAATTCAGCGACCTCGGTATCGGTGGGTTCGCGGCCGCCGCCGTCGACGAGCTGGTCGCCGCCGCACGCGAAGGAGACACGGAGTCCGCCGTCGACGCCCAGGCGGCGCTGGCACTACTGTTGCGGCTCGCCGAAACAACAGGTGTGCGGCTCGCCGAAACAACAGGTGTGCGGCATGCCGCCCGGGGAGCGGCATGA
- a CDS encoding AAA family ATPase, producing MKLHRLALTNYRGIAHREIEFPDRGVVVVHGANEIGKSSMIEALDLLLESRDRSTKKEVKQVKPAHADVGSEVCAEISSGPYRFVYRKRFNKKCETALTVLTPHRDQLTGDEAHDRVRAMLAETVDNDLWHAQRVLQAASTAAVDLSGCDALSRALDVAAGDTAALSGTEPLLIERIEAEYRRYFTSTGRPTGEWAAAISRLSDAEAAVEECAAAVAEVDDRVRRHAVLTEHVAELSQQRLAAGPRLAVAQAAADKIATLARQAREAELVAAAAAATNAAAATAHTGRLRLLAEIDTRVTTLAAAQAEAHEAADAESTIRADAEASDAAVEEATEALTAAQRRVDIARRTVDQLADRQEADRLSTRLAKIDVIQGEHDQVCAELSAVTLTEQLLQRIEKAAAAVDRTGDQLTLISAAVEFTAAADIELTVGQQRVSLAAGQSWSTTVTGATEVEVPGVLTARVIPGATALDAQSKYAAAQQELAEALASGDVVDLAAARCADQRRRELQSSRDQLSAALAGLCGDDQIDQLRARLAQLRDGHAGEPDLFAADTGSARAELEAAETARAAADAEREVRRRVAAVASCRLAEASARATVLLNKAETQRAELDKATDQLAQLRASVSDEDLASAARAGLRAAQTAQQRTAELAEELAAAAPDAVTAELAAATASAESLRDQYEDATGALREISIELSVFGTEGRQGKLDAAETEREHAISQHTRVGRRARAAQLLCSVMARHRDATRLRYVEPYRTELQRLGRPVFGSTFEVDIDSDLRIRSRTLDGVTVPFESLSGGAKEQLGILARLAGAALVAKEDSVPVVVDDALGFTDPDRLVKMGEVFDTVGAHGQVIVLTCSPDRYDGVTGAHRIDLNV from the coding sequence ATGAAGCTGCACCGGCTGGCGCTGACGAATTACCGTGGTATCGCGCACCGGGAGATTGAGTTTCCCGACCGCGGTGTGGTTGTGGTTCACGGCGCCAACGAGATCGGCAAGTCGTCGATGATCGAGGCGTTAGACTTGCTGCTGGAATCCAGGGATCGGTCGACGAAAAAGGAAGTGAAGCAAGTCAAACCGGCCCATGCCGATGTTGGCTCCGAGGTCTGCGCTGAGATCAGCAGCGGCCCTTATCGTTTCGTATACCGCAAACGCTTTAACAAAAAGTGCGAGACGGCACTGACGGTACTGACACCGCACCGCGACCAACTAACCGGCGACGAAGCGCACGACCGGGTCCGGGCGATGTTGGCAGAGACGGTCGACAACGATCTGTGGCATGCTCAACGGGTGCTGCAGGCGGCGTCGACCGCCGCGGTGGATCTGTCCGGCTGTGATGCGCTGTCACGTGCCCTCGATGTCGCGGCCGGGGACACCGCGGCGCTGTCTGGTACAGAGCCACTGCTTATCGAGCGAATCGAAGCCGAGTATCGGCGCTACTTCACTTCGACCGGACGTCCCACCGGGGAGTGGGCCGCCGCGATCTCCCGGCTATCCGACGCTGAGGCTGCGGTGGAGGAGTGCGCCGCGGCGGTCGCTGAGGTCGACGACCGGGTGCGTCGTCATGCCGTCCTGACTGAGCATGTGGCCGAACTGTCGCAACAACGGCTCGCCGCTGGACCGCGGTTGGCCGTCGCTCAGGCCGCCGCTGACAAGATCGCAACCCTCGCCCGCCAAGCGCGCGAAGCCGAGCTGGTCGCAGCCGCCGCAGCCGCGACGAACGCCGCAGCCGCTACCGCCCACACTGGGCGGCTGCGGCTGCTCGCCGAAATCGACACTCGCGTCACCACTCTTGCTGCCGCCCAGGCCGAAGCCCACGAAGCCGCCGACGCGGAATCGACGATACGTGCCGACGCTGAGGCGTCAGATGCCGCAGTCGAGGAGGCTACCGAGGCCCTGACTGCGGCCCAACGGCGCGTTGACATCGCTCGGCGCACCGTCGACCAGCTCGCCGACCGCCAGGAGGCGGACCGGTTGAGCACTAGGCTGGCCAAGATCGACGTCATCCAGGGTGAGCACGACCAAGTCTGCGCCGAGCTATCCGCGGTCACGTTGACCGAGCAACTACTGCAGCGCATCGAAAAGGCCGCGGCCGCAGTGGATCGCACCGGTGACCAGTTGACGCTGATCTCAGCGGCGGTGGAATTCACCGCCGCTGCCGACATCGAACTCACCGTTGGTCAGCAACGAGTGTCGTTGGCGGCAGGACAAAGTTGGTCGACAACAGTTACCGGCGCCACCGAAGTCGAGGTTCCCGGTGTCCTGACTGCCCGCGTGATACCTGGCGCTACCGCACTCGATGCTCAGTCCAAATACGCTGCAGCACAACAAGAGCTGGCCGAAGCGCTGGCCTCTGGTGATGTCGTTGATCTTGCGGCGGCGCGGTGCGCCGACCAGCGGCGCCGTGAACTGCAAAGTAGCCGCGACCAGTTGAGTGCCGCTCTGGCCGGCCTGTGTGGTGATGATCAGATCGACCAACTGCGGGCACGGCTGGCGCAGTTACGCGACGGTCACGCCGGTGAACCCGATCTCTTCGCAGCGGACACCGGTTCCGCTCGTGCCGAACTCGAAGCGGCCGAGACGGCTCGCGCTGCCGCCGACGCCGAACGCGAGGTTCGTCGTCGTGTCGCGGCGGTTGCAAGTTGTCGACTTGCCGAAGCATCAGCTCGAGCAACGGTTTTACTGAACAAAGCGGAAACTCAACGGGCCGAGCTCGATAAGGCCACCGACCAGCTGGCCCAGCTGCGGGCGTCGGTCAGCGATGAAGACCTGGCGTCGGCGGCGCGAGCCGGGCTGCGGGCGGCGCAAACGGCGCAGCAACGGACCGCTGAGCTGGCTGAGGAGTTGGCTGCCGCGGCGCCGGACGCGGTGACCGCCGAATTGGCGGCTGCCACCGCGTCGGCCGAGTCGCTGCGCGATCAATACGAAGATGCCACCGGCGCGTTGCGCGAGATCAGCATCGAACTCTCGGTTTTCGGCACCGAGGGGCGCCAAGGCAAGCTCGATGCCGCCGAGACGGAGCGTGAACACGCGATCAGCCAGCACACGCGGGTCGGCCGCCGAGCGCGGGCCGCCCAGCTGCTGTGCTCGGTAATGGCACGCCACCGCGACGCCACACGGCTGCGTTACGTCGAGCCCTACCGCACAGAATTGCAACGGCTTGGCCGACCGGTGTTCGGGTCCACTTTCGAGGTCGACATCGACAGTGACTTGCGGATCCGCAGCCGCACCCTGGACGGGGTTACCGTGCCTTTCGAGTCCCTGTCAGGCGGGGCCAAAGAGCAACTCGGCATCCTGGCGCGGCTTGCCGGCGCCGCCCTAGTCGCCAAGGAAGATAGCGTTCCGGTGGTGGTCGACGACGCGCTGGGATTCACCGATCCAGACCGGCTGGTCAAGATGGGGGAGGTCTTTGACACCGTGGGTGCGCACGGACAGGTGATCGTGTTGACGTGTAGTCCCGACCGGTACGACGGCGTCACGGGTGCGCACCGCATCGATCTCAACGTTTAG